The genomic region AGCCCCAGGCGCGGTGTCCAGGCCAGGCTGTCGAAGGTGTAGCCCACGCGGCTGCCGCCACCCCAGGCGCGAATATCCTTGTGGCCCACTGAGCCACCTTGCAGCATGGCTTCAATGTCCCAATCGAACCCCAGGGCTGCGCCCCCCAGCCGGGCGTCGAACAACTGGCGTTTCTCATCGCCTTCGCCGTCCAGGTAGTGGGCATCGCTGCGTTCATACACCCCGTAATAGGCCGACAGCTCATTTTTGCCACCTACCAGCCGCTCGACCCGCAGCATGTGAAACTGCGCATCAGCGTTGGATTTATCGTCGAAGTGTCGCTCGTCCTGGTACTGCACCGGGTGGCTGGCGATCCCGATAAAACGCCAGTTCGAGGTTTCCCAGTCAGCCCATAGCGCATCAAAGGACTGGCGCACATTCGGTCCGTCCCGTGAAGAAATAAAGCGCTGCAAGTCGAAGGCAAAGTCCTGCCGACCGACGCGGCCCTTGAACGTACCGGCACTGAAGGTGTTGATGTATTCGGCAAAGGCCAGGCGCAGGTCGACGCGGTTCTGGTCGGCGCCGCCGATCGTCGTCTTGTCATAGGCCCGCGCATCCTCCAACTGGGTGAACACCCGCCAGTTTTCATCCAGGTGCAGGTCGGCGTGTACCTGGAAACGCTGGATCAGGTACTGGTCACGGGCCACGTTCTTCGCGCCGAAACCGGCGGCGTCGTTCATCTCGAAGCGCTCACGCAAGGTCGCGCCCAGGGACAGGTAAGTGAACGGGTTGGCACTGGACAGCGGGATGTATTTCAGGCTGTCCAGGGGTTGGGTGCGCAGCGTCGGGTCCTTGAGCACGGACCAGTCTTCCTGCCAGCGGTTGGCTTTGATGTCCGGCCGCGTCGGTTGATCATCAGCGTGGGCGCTGCCGGCCAGCAACGGCCACAGCACCGCCAGGCCCCAGCCTGTGCCGCGGATCATTTTGCGCCGCTGAGCTGGTGAATCTCCGCGACGTAACCGCCCGGGAATTCCACCAGCGCGCTGCGCCGGCCCTTAGTGTCAAACGCAGGCACCAGCACCTTGGCGCCGGAACCAGTGGCTTTGCCCAGCGTGTCGGTCAGGTCGGCCACTTGGTAGCCGGTGGTTTCATGGCCGAAGGGGTAGGGCAGTTGGCCGTTGGTGACCAGCACCGCCATGCGTCCGAACGGCGACTCGATGTCAACGCGGCGATAGCTGCCGCTGGCCTGGCCGATATCCACCGCCGGGGCATGCTTGTCATCGGCCAGGACCTTGCCGTGGGAAAACCCGACGAAAGACTTGATGAACGTGTCGGCGCGGTCGTTGGAGACATACACACGGTTCTCCGGAACGGTCTGGAACGCCGCGTAATCCGGGGCCTTGGTGTGCCAGTAGAGCTGCATATTCACGCCGCCTGGCCACTGGATTACCGCATCACGGCCGATGGGGTCGGGAAAATCACTGACAATCACCGCCGCGCCGTTTTCCCGGGCAGCCTTGAGTGCAACGTCCATGTCCTTGACCAGGTAGCCGTTGCGCTCCTGGCCGAACGGGTGCGGGACAGGTGTGGTGAAGCCGAACAGCGACACCGTGCCCGCCGGTGTCTGCAGGAGTTGCGAGGTGGTGCTGCTGGGCACCGGCAGTACATTCACCACCACCTGGGGCGTGCTTTTTCCGCCGAATGTGGCGAGGAAACTCTGGGCAAAGCGGTCCACGTCAGCCGGGGCGACATAGACGTGACTGGTGTCGTATTGCGGCGCCACGGCCACATTCGGTGTTGCCGCCAACGCGCTGCCCATCATCTGCGCGCCCAACAGCGTCAAGGCCAGGGATATCGTCGTCACTTTCTTGCACATGCCCATTCTCCAGCACTTTTCAGCGTGATCGAAAAGTCGCCAGCTTAGGGGCCGGGCGGCCGTGCGGATTGTATGGGCGTGCTCGGTTGAACGGTTCAGCGTCTATGCTGGTCAACTGACTTCAACCGTCTGAACAAACAGGTGAACGAAATGGCCAAGACTTACAGCTACGCCGCTCGTGACTCCAAGGACTCACTCAAACCCTTCACATTCGAACGTCGCGCCCCCGGGGCCGACGACGTGCAAATCGACATCCTCTACTGCGGCGTCTGCCACTCGGACCTGCACACCGTGCGCGACGAATGGCACAACACCTTGTACCCATCGGTGCCGGGCCATGAAATCGTTGGCCGAGTGACCGCCGTGGGCGCCAATGTCAGCAAGTTCAAGGTGGGCGATTTGGCCGGCGTCGGCTGCATGGTCGACAGTTGCCAACACTGCGAATCCTGCGCCGAGGGCGAAGAGCAGTACTGTGAAAACGGCTTCACCGGCACTTACAACGGCCCGGTGTTTGGCGGCGAAAACACCTTCGGCGGCTACTCGGACAATATCGTGGTCAAGGAGAAGTTCGTCCTGCGCATCTCCCACGACGAGAGCAACCTGGCGGCGGTCGCGCCGCTGCTGTGTGCAGGCATTACCACCTACTCACCGCTGCACCACTGGAAGGTCGGGCCGGGCAAGCGCGTCGGCGTCGTCGGCCTGGGTGGCCTGGGGCATATGGCGGTGAAAATCGCCCACGCCATGGGCGCCTACGTGGTGCTGTTCACCACCTCGCCGAACAAGCGCGAAGACGGCCTGCGCCTGGGAGCCGACGAAGTAGTGGTGTCGAAGAACCCGGATGAAATGGCCAAGGTTGCCAACTCCCTGGACTTCATCCTCAACACCGTGGCCGCGTCCCACAACCTCGATGCCTTCCTCAACCTGCTCAAGCGCGACGGCACCATGACCCTGGTAGGCGCGCCGGACAGCCCACACCCGTCACCGACTGTGTTCAACCTGATCTTCAAGCGCCGCAGCCTGGCCGGATCGTTGATCGGCGGCATCCAGGAAACCCAGGACATGCTGGATTTCTGCGCCAGGCACGGGATCGTCTCGGACGTTGAGATGATCGACATCCAGAGCATCAATGAAGCCTACGAGCGCATGCTCAAGGGCGATGTGAAGTATCGGTTTGTGATCGACATCGAGAGTTTGAAGAAAGAAAAACACGCGGCCTGAAATACGCTCCATAAGTTCCAGTAGATCCAGTGTGGGAGCTGGCTTGCCTGCGATGGCGGTGTACCCGTCAACATCGTTGCTGACTGACACTCCGCTATCGCAGGCAAGCCAGCTCCCACATTTGTTATGCGTCGGTCAGACCGACAGGTGCTCATACAAAATCGTCGCACCCACCAGCATCAGCACCACGCCGCCGACCATCTCGGCGCGCTTGCCCACCACAGTCCCCAACACCCGGCCGAGCATCATGCCGATGGTCACCATGGTCATGGTCGCCAAGCCGATCGCCGCAGCGGCCACCAGAATATTCACGTCAACAAACGCCAGGCCCACACCGACCGCCAGGGCATCAATGCTGGTGGCAAACGCCGTCACGGCAAGAATCATGAACGAGTGCTGGCTCGGTTTCTCTTCTTCTGGATCATCGGCCTTCAAGCCGTTGTAGATCATGTGCAGACCCAAGGCTACCAGCAGGGTAAAGGCGATCCAGTGGTCCCACTGTTCCACCCAGCGGGTGGCGGCCTGGCCGATAGCCCAGCCGATGATCGGCGTGATGGCTTCAATCACACCAAAGATCAGACCGGCCCGCAGGGCTTCGGTCAAACGGGGTTTGTGCAGGCTGGAACCTTTGCCGATGGCCGCCGCAAAGGCGTCCGTGGACATGGCAAGGGCGAGAAGGATGAGGGAAATGGGGTTCACGGTAAGACTTCCAGTCGGGCTATATGAGTCAACGACACAACCACACGCCCGACTTTAGGCATGGATGTGTCGCTGGTCTCACCAACCAAAATGGTGTTCGCACCACGGCATGTTGCCGAGAATGTTGATACGAACGCTTCGAGAATCCGAAGCAGGCTACTCCCCAACGAGGTGGCGGATCATAGCCGCGCAAACATGAAAATTTTGTTAATAACGCTTCAGCGCCCCTCAAACACCGGCGGTCGCCGTTCGGCAAACGCCGCCAACCCTTCGCCGAAGTCGGCACTCTCGCAGGCCTGGCGTCGCAGTTCGGCGATCTGCTCCATGGCCTGTACCGGCATCGGTTGCAGGTCTTCGAGGATACGCAGTTGCTCCTTCACTGCCTGGATTGCCAACGGTGCCTTGGCGGCGATGCCCCGGGCGATCTCCAGGGCGGTGGCTTCCAGGGCGTCGGTGGCCACCAAGCGGTTGATCACGCCGAAGCGTTCGGCGCGTTCGGCGTCGAGCTTCTGGGCGCAGAAGAACATTTCCTTGAGCACGTGAATCGGCAGGTTGTTGAAGAACCGCAGCAGGCCGCTGGTGGTGTAGGGCAGGCCGATATTGGCCGGGGTCATGGCGAAGCTGGCGCTGTGGTCGGCGACCACCATATCGCAGCTCATGGCCAGGTCTACGGCGCCGCCCCAGGCTGAGCCCGAGATCGCCGCGATCACCACACCGGGGTAGGCGCGGATGCGCCGCAGCACTTGCTCCAGCGGCTTGCCGTAGGCCACCGGGTCGCGGTCGTGCGCCACTTCGCCGATGTCGTGGCCGGCGCTCCACACCGAATGGCCAACCTCAGCGCCGAGGATCACCACGCCGACGCCCTGGGCGGCGAGGGCGACCAGGCTTTCGTCGAGACCGTTGAGCAGTTGCGCGCTGAGGGCATTGCGCTGGCTGGGGTTGCTGAACACCAGGCGGGCGATACGCTTGTCGAGCAGTGTGAGGGAAACGTTGACGGTCATGGTGCGACTCCTGTGGCGTGTTCGGGGTGCGTGGCTTGCAAGATGACATGGGAGTTGAGCAAGGCCTGGATCGAGGCCGGGTCGAAACCGGCTTGCTGGAGGATTTCGACACTGTGCTCCCCAAGCAGCGGCGGGGGTCGTTGCAGCTCGGTCGGCGCGGCGTCGCTGAAGATCGGCGTGACGACCTGGCGCAACGCACCCAGGTTGGGATGGTTCAGGGTGCGGGTCAACTGGCTGTGCAGCACCTGCGGGTCGGCGAACACTTCGTCGAGGGTGTTGATCGGGCCGGCAGGCAATCCGGCGGCAATAAAGCGTTCGGTCCAGTCACGTTTGCCGCGGGTTTTCAGGCGGGTTTCCAGGATCGCTTTCAACTCATCCCGGCGTTCCACCCGGGCTTCGTTGCCGGCGAAGCGCGGGTCGTCCGGCAGCTCGGGCAGGTCCAGCAACACGCACAACCGGCCCCACATCGCCGAGGTGATCGGCGCCAGGTTCAACGGGCCATCCAGGGTCTGGAACACGCCGTAGGGTGCAATCACCGCATGGGCATTACCGGTGCGCCGAGGCACATCGCCCAGGCTCAGGTAACGCTGGCCGTGCACACTCAGCAGGCCCACCAGGCTGGCCAGCAGCGACGTGTTGACGTGCTGGCCGCGCCCGGTGCGCTCGCGTTCCAGCAGTGCCGCCAGCACCGCACTCACCAGCCACATGCCCGAAGTCAGGTCACCGATGGCGGTGCCGGTACGGGTCGGATCGCCCTCGTTGAAACCCGTCAGGCTCATCAGCCCGGAATAGCCTTGGGCAATCTGGTCGAACCCCGGCCAACTGCTCATCGGCCCGTCGCTGCCAAACGCATTGATGCTGCCCAGGATCAATCGTGGATTTCGCGTGCTGAGCACCTCATAACCCAGGCCCATGCTCTCCAGGGTGCCGGGCTTGAAGTTCTCGATAACCACGTCGGCGTCGTCGATCAACTGCTGGATCGTGTCCAGGCCCTTGGGGTTGCGAAAGTCCACGCACAGGCCGCGCTTGTTGCGGTTGCACGAGAGGTAGTAGGTGCTGGTACCTCGGTCGAACGGGCCCCAGGTCCGGCTCATGTCGCCGGCCGGCCCGGGCTCTACCTTGATCACGTCGGCGCCCAAATCCGCCAGCACCATGGTGCAGAACGGTCCCGAGAGGGCGCGACTGAGGTCGATGATCTTGATGCCTTGCAACGCTTGCATGGGCTTCTCCAGTCGGGATTATTGCGGCAATGTCTGATGATGGGTTTCGACGGCAAACGGCAGGATCAGCACGCCCAGTACAAAGGTTGCGGCGGTCCAGGCAATCGGCGCGCCGATGGAGCCATACCAATGAATGGCGGCGGCCAGCAGGAAGTTGACGCCGGCGCCGATGAAACGCCCCACCGACGCGTTGAAGGCAAATGCGGTGGCGCGGATCCGGGTGGGATATTGTTCCGGCAACCACAGGGAAAAGATCGCGAAATTGCCGCCGAAAAAGCCGAGGAAGACCAGCGACACCATGAACAGGTGCAGGCCATCGTCCAGGTAAAACACCCAGCCAAAAGCAAAGATGATCGACGCCGCCATGCCGCTGAAATAAATCCCCAGGGCCATTCGCCGACCGAGTTGTTCGGCCAACCAGGGCGCCACCAGGCAACCGAGAATGGTGCTCAGGGACAGCACCGCCGCGCCAATCGACGCCAGGTGCACGGCGCCCACGTGGTCGATACCGGCGCGGGTCGCCAGGGTGACCACGGCGGTGGCTTCATACACGGAACCGGCCCATAGACCGACAATTGCCACCCCGACCAAGGCCGAGCTGGTCAAGGTGCGACGGTGAAAGGCCGGGGCGAAAATTTCCCACCAGGGCGCAGATGCACCTGCCTTGGGTGTGCTGCGCACGGCTTGCGGCTCCTTGACCTTCAGCGCGGTGTAGATCGCCACGACCGCCGGAAACAGCCCGCACAAGAACATCACGCGCCAGCCGTAAGTGGCGCCGACGGTGTAATTGAGCAGCGCGGCGATGAAAAAGCCCAGGTAGTAACCGGTTTGCAGATACCCGGCGCCCATCTTGCGCCGGTCCTCGGGCCAGCTCTCGGCCACGTAAGTGCCTGCCAGCGCCCACTCACCGCCGACTCCAATCCCGGCGATCAAGCGGAAAATCGCCAGTTGCCAGATGTTGTCGGAGAAGGCCGCCGCACCGGTAAAAATCGAGTACACCAGGATGCTCGCGGCCAGCACCTTGACCCGTCCGAAGCGGTCGGCCAGCGGGCCCCAGATAAACGACAGGCCCCAGCCCACCAGGAACAGGCCGAACATGATCGAGCCATACATGGCGATGTTCGCCGCCGTGGGGGCGAGCCCGGAATTGGGCAGCAACTCGGTCAGGGCGGGAATCAGCACCAGGGCGAAGATCACCGAATCCACACCATCCAGGACCCAGCCCAGGTACACCGCCCAGAAGCCACGAATCTGCTCGCGGGACAGCGGTGTTTTGTGGGGTTTTACCCTCGTTGCCGATGCGGTTAACGCTTTGGACATGACGACCTCCCATTGACCCTGATCGGGCCTATAGAAGCGCGGCGAGGCGCTTCGTTTATTGTGAAATCAATCTATGCCGGTCCTACATAAGCAACAAATATGAAATTCCTTTGGTCCCATCGGATTTTTATATAGAGTCGATTTTTTTGGGAGGCTCCCATGGACCTGCGCCAGTTGCGCTACTTCGTCAAAGTGGTCGAGTGCGCCAACATCACCCGCGCCAGCGAGGCGCTGCACATTGCCCAGCCCGCCATCAGCCAGCAGATGCGTAACCTGGAGCGGGACATGGACATGCAACTGCTCGAGCGCAGCGTGCAGGGCGTGGTGCCCACCGCCGCGGGCCAGACGTTGTACCGGCATGCCATCGAGTTGTTGCGCCAGGCCGACGGCACCCGCGAACTGCTGCGCCAGGACGCCGAATATCCCCAGGGCAAGGTCTCGGTCGGCATGCCATCGAGTACCGCACGGATGCTCGCGATTCCCCTGGCACGCACCATCCGCAGCCGCTATCCGGGGATCAAGCTGGAACTGATCGACGCTCCCAGCGCCGACCTGGGTGGGCTGATTACCGTGGGGCGGGTGGCGATGGCGGTGATTGTCGACGGGGTGCCGACCCGGAGCGTGGCGTCCCGACGCTTGCTCACCGAAACCCTGTACCTGGTGGCGTGGCCGGAGTTTGCCCTGGCGGACATGCCCGTCAGCATCGAGGCGCTGGCGAATATGCCGCTGGTGCTGCCGTGTGCGCCCAACACCATTCGCAGCCGCGTCGAGGCCGCCATGCAGGAAGCCGGGTTGCCGTTTGAGGTGGAGTTCGAAGCCAACTCCACCAACCTGTTGTTCTCGGCGGTGCAGGCGCGGTTGGGGGTGACGATTTTGCCGTGGGCGGCGGCCCATGTTGAGCTGGAGCAGCAGCAACTCAAGCTGGCGCGGATCGATCACCGGTTGTTCACCCGTGAACTGTCCCTGTGCTGGCCGGACACGGCGGTGCAGAGCAACGCGGTGCAGAAAGTCAGGGAGACGATCCTGGAGTTGTTCGAGGAGTTTGAACGCCAGCCGGTGTGGGCGGCGGGGTAATCCTCTGTGGTTCAAGCCAGGTGCTTCAGCCCACCCGGATAATTTTCGATACCAGCTCGACAATGGTCTTCGCCTGCAACTTTTTCATCAGGCGTGCCCGGTGAACCTCCACGGTGCGGTGGGAGATGCCCAGGCGCTGGGCGATTTCCTTGGACTTGAGCCCGTTGACGATGTGCATGGCGATTTCCCGCTCCCGGGGCGTCAGGTCGTCCGTGCCCTGGTGGGTACGGTTGAGGCGCTCGAAGTGCCAGACCATCAGCTTGAAAGGGTCGTGCGGGGTCAAAGTGTAGCCGTGGGACCTGGCCCAAAACACTTCGCCGCTGTGGTGCTGCATGAAGCGCTCATCGGAGTAGGAGCCGTTCTTGCTGTCGAGCAACCAGTCATGGCTGCGCTTGCCGATGGCGTGATAGTCGGCCTGGGAGGGGTAGATCAACAGGGTCAATTGGTTGAGCAGTGCTTCACGCGGGTAGCCGAACAGCTGCAGGAAGGCTTCGTTGCAATCGAGTATCACCCGGTGGCTGGTGATCAGCTGTGGGGCCGGGGACACTCTGAACGCCAGGCGTTCGATGTCTTGGAGTTGGTGTGCGAAAACGCTCATCGGGCATCCTGCCTCAGGGGGTATCCGGCCCACGCTACTTATCCATGTAAGTAGTTGCACGAACTGGCAAGGGGGCTGTTCGGTGGGTCATTCTAAGGAATGTCCGCACCAAGCACAGAAGAAAATACACATGCCCGTTGATTGCGTTTCGATTGTTGCTGCTGGCCACTCACGGTTTGGCCGCCTGGAAGGCTCTACCCTGGAAGACTTGATCGTTCAGGTCACCCGCGAAGCCCTGGCGGATGCCGCCCTTGATGCGTCGGAAATCGACGCGTTGTTTCTCGGGCATTTCAACGCGGGGATGGTGCCCGACGGTTTCGCCGCCTCGTTGCTGCTGCAAGCCGACCCGGGATTTCGTTTCACGCCTGCCAGCCGTTGTGAAAATGCCTGCGCATCCGGTTCGGCAGCGATTCAGGCGGGGGTCAATGCCATCCTGTCCGGCAGCGCCGAACTGGTGCTGGTGGTGGGGGCCGAAAAGATGACCCACAACACCACCGCGCAGGTGACCCACGCGCTGGCCGGTGCCGGCTATCAGAATGACCCGGCCGAGGCGGGCCTGAGTTTCCCGCAACTGTTCGGCATGGGGGCCCGCCAATACGCCGAGCGCTACCATTGCCCGCTGTCATCCATGGCGGCCATCGCCACCAAGAACCACTCCAATGCCATGGCCAACCCCTTGGCGCAGATGCACCGGGTGATGGATTTCGAATACTGCAACAACGTCTCCCAGGGCAATCCGCTGGTGGCGCCGTCGTTGCGCCTGACGGACTGCTCGCTGATCAGCGACGGCGCCGCGGCCATTATCCTGGCCTCGCCCCAGCGGGCCCGGGCGTTTCGTCGTGATGTGCAGATCAGGGCAATGACCCAGGTGAACGACTTTCTGCCGATCGCCCAGCGCGACATCCTGGCGTTTGAGGGCCCGCAGCGGGCGATCCACTCGGCGTTGCGTGGGGCCAATGTAACCCTGGCAGACCTGAGTTTTGCCGAGGTGCATGACTGCTTTACCATCGCCGAGTTGCTGATCTACGAAGCCATGGGCCTTGCGCCCAAGGGCGAAGGGCATCGTGCCCTGGATAACGGCTCCGTGCGGGCGGGAGGGCGTTTGCCGGTGAACCTGTCCGGCGGGCTCAAGGCCAAGGGGCATCCGGTAGGCGCCACGGGCGTGTCGATGCATGCCCTGGCATTTCGGCAACTGACGGGGGAGGCAATCGGCCTGGCGGTGCCCAATCCCGAGTTCGGCCTGGTGTTCAACATGGGCGGCATGGCCGTGGCCAACTACGCCTCGGTGCTGCAAGCACGGCGGTACTGAGATGAATATTGCCAACTGGCTGCACGACACCCAACGCCGTGATCCGCAACGACCTGCGTTGTTCGAAGGGACTCGCCAGGTGGCGGACTACGAGACCTTTACGGCACGGGTGCGGCAACGCGCTGCCGCCTTGGTCGACCAGCACGGCCTGGTGCCCGGCGATCATGTGGCGCTGCTGATGAAGAATTGCTGCGAGTACCTGGAACTGCTCTACGCCATCTGGTGGATCGGCGGTGTAGCAGTGCCGATCAACAGCAAATTGCACCCGGCGGAAGCGGCCTGGATTACCGATAACGCCCAGGCGCGATTGATCTTTACCGACGGCGGCCAGGTGTTTGCGCACGGGGCTTTGCCTGAAGGCTGTATCGAGTGGGATGGGCGTGTCTTGCCGACCGCGTTCGCCGGCCCGGCGCTGGATCAGCCTTGCCGCCGCGCGGATCAGGACCTGGCGTGGCTGTTCTACACCTCCGGCACCACCGGGCGTTCCAAGGGGGTGATGCTGTGTCACGGCAATCTGATTGCCATGTCGCTGTGTTACCCCACGGATGTTGACCCGGTCAGCGGCGATGACGCGGTGGTGTACGCCGCGCCGATGTCCCATGGCGCCGGGCTCTACAACTTTATCCATGTGCGCTGCGGTGCACGGCACGTGGTCCCTGAGTCCCGTGGTTTCGACGCTGGCGAGTTGTTCGGGCTGGCTGCCGGACTGGGCAATGTCTCGCTGTTTGCCGCGCCCACCATGGTCAAGCGGATGGTGGAACAGGCGCGGCGCGAGGGCTATGGCGGGGAAGGGATCAAGACCATCGTCTACGGTGGTGGCCCGATGTACCTGGCGGACCTGCAAGAGGCCGTCGACACCTTCGGCCCGCGCCTGGTGCAGATCTACGGCCAGGGCGAAACCCCGATGACCATCAGCGTGCTGTCCCGCGCACTGATCGCCGACCGGCAGCGCCCGGACTGGGCGACCCTGGCGGCCTCCGTTGGCCAGGCGCAGTCCTGTATGGAAATCCGCATCCTGGACGCCGATCACCAGCCCCTGCCGGCGGGGCAGCGCGGTGAAATTGCCGTGCGTGGCGCGACCGTCATGCAGGGTTACTGGCGCAACGAAGCGGCCTCCCGCCAGGCCCTGGTGGATGGCTGGCTCTTGACCGGCGACATCGGTTTTCTCGATTCGGCCGGCTACCTGACCCTCACGGATCGCTCCAAGGACGTCATCATTACCGGTGGCAGCAACGTCTACCCCCGTGAAGTGGAAGAGGTTTTGGCCCAGCATCCCGATGTGTTTGAAGTGTGCGTGGTTGGCGAGCCCGATGCGCAGTGGGGCGAGTCGGTGGTTGCTTTTGTGGTGACCCGCGGCGCGCAAACCCTCGATGAAAAGCTACTGGGTGCCTGGTTTATCGAGCGCATGGCTTCGTTCAAAAAGCCCAGGAAATACGTGTTTCGCGACGAGCTTCCCAAGAACAGTTACGGCAAGATCCTCAAGACCGACTTGCGGGCGTGGCTGAAACAGCAGAGCATCACCGCCGCTCACTGACCCCACTTTTCATGGATAGACATCAGACAAGGAGTCCCATCGATGGGCATTCAACAGCAAGACACGGCCCGCAAGCGGCGCCGTGCGTTTCTCGGTGCCACTTCCGGTCACTTGATCGAGTGGTACGACTACGGCGTCTACGGCTTTCTGGCGGTCTACATCGGCCAGGCGTTTTTTGTCTCCGACGACCCCACCACCAGCCTGCTGGCGAGCTTTGCGGCATTTGCCCTGAGCTTCTTCATCCGGCCTCTGGGCGGGCTGTTTTTCGGACCGCTGGCGGACAAGATCGGTCGACGCAAAACCCTGATCATGGCCCTGGTGATGATGACCGGCTCGACCTGCCTGCTGGGGCTGTTGCCGACTTACGCGACCCTGGGCATCGCCGCGCCGGTGTTGCTGATCCTGGTGCGTTGCGTGCAGGGCTTCTCGGCCGGCGGCGAGATTGGCACTGTCACCAGCTTTATCTCTGAATACGCCGGTCCCGGCCGCCGCGGGTTTGCCACTTGCTGGCTGATGGTCACGGCGGTGCTCGGCCTGTTGCTCGGCGGTGCGGTCGCCAATGGCATGACCTGGATCCTGGGCGCTGATTTGATGCAGGAATGGGCATGGCGCATTCCCTTTCTGATCGCCGCGCCACTGGGCATGATCTCCATGTATATCCGCTTGAAGCTGGAAGACAGCCCCGAGTTCCTGGCCCTGCAACGCGCCGGTGAAACCTCCAAGGCGCCCCTGCGTGAAGTCTGGCAGTGGAAGCGGGCGATCGCCCTGGTATTCTTCATCATCACCCTGCACAGCTCGATCTTTTACCTCGTGCTGACCTTCGCCTCGACCTACATGTCGAAAATCCTCAAGTTCGACAGCGGCACCACTTTGCTCTACGTCTTCGTCGCCAGCTTCTCGGCGGCATTCGTGATGCCGTTTGGTGGTGCCTTCACCGACAAATACGGGCGCAAACCGTTCTTGCTGGTGATCGGCACGCTGGCCACCCTGGCCATGTTCTGGATGTTCAAATCGGCGCCCACGGCCACGCCGGCCTCGTTCTTCTGGCCGCTGATGGCGGTGGCGATTCTGTTCGGGCTGTATGCCTCGTCGACGTACGCGTTGATGAGCGAGCTGTTGCCCACGCGCATTCGCTCCACCGGGATCGCGGTGGCGTACAACATCCCGGTGGCGGTGTTCGGCGGCAGTGCGCCGCTGATCTCCACCTGGCTGATCAAGGTCACCGGCGACATCACGTCACCCTGGTACTTTTATGTGGCGACTGGGGCGGTGTCGTTGATTGCATTGGTGGTGCTGCGCAAAGAGGATTTTGTCGCCAGCGGCAGTCCAGTCGCAGTCCCCAGTGTCGCGTCGGCAACACTGGGGATGGCACCTACACCCTGAGGCCTCGGCAGGAGCGGTTCATGGATGCTCCAGATGACACCGCACTTGCTGACTCATCCCGCCGGTCAATCGCTGCGGCCGTTCGCACCCTTGGGTGCGGCGCGGGCAGCGATCCAGGAAAAAGCACCCGCCCGGCAATACCCGGTTCCCCGGCAACTCGGTGGGCGCACTGACGTAGGCATCATCCAGTGCCACCCCCAGCTTGGGGACGGCCTCCAGCAGCAGTTGGGTGTAGGGATGCTTCGGCTGCTCCAGCACTTGCTCGGCACACCCCAGTTCCACAATCTGCCCCAGGTACATCACCGCCACCCGGTCGGCCATATGCCGCACCACGGACACGTTGTGGGAGATCAGGATGTAGGTCAGCCCCAGCCGGCGTTGCAGCTCGGCCAGCAGGTTGAGGATTTGTGCCTGGACCGAGATATCCAGGGCCGAGGTCGGTTCGTCCAGCACCAGGATGCTCGGGTTGGAGGCGAGCGCGCGGGCGATGGCGATGCGTTGTCGCTGGCCACCGGAAAACTGGTGCGGGTAGCGGTCCAGGTATTCGGCGCGGATGCCCACTTGGGCGGCGACCTTGGCGGCGATGGTGCGCATTTCACCCTTGGGCGTGTCGCCGAGTGCGAACAGCGGCTCGGTGATGATTTTCCA from Pseudomonas yamanorum harbors:
- a CDS encoding MFS transporter, with product MSKALTASATRVKPHKTPLSREQIRGFWAVYLGWVLDGVDSVIFALVLIPALTELLPNSGLAPTAANIAMYGSIMFGLFLVGWGLSFIWGPLADRFGRVKVLAASILVYSIFTGAAAFSDNIWQLAIFRLIAGIGVGGEWALAGTYVAESWPEDRRKMGAGYLQTGYYLGFFIAALLNYTVGATYGWRVMFLCGLFPAVVAIYTALKVKEPQAVRSTPKAGASAPWWEIFAPAFHRRTLTSSALVGVAIVGLWAGSVYEATAVVTLATRAGIDHVGAVHLASIGAAVLSLSTILGCLVAPWLAEQLGRRMALGIYFSGMAASIIFAFGWVFYLDDGLHLFMVSLVFLGFFGGNFAIFSLWLPEQYPTRIRATAFAFNASVGRFIGAGVNFLLAAAIHWYGSIGAPIAWTAATFVLGVLILPFAVETHHQTLPQ
- a CDS encoding LysR substrate-binding domain-containing protein, whose protein sequence is MDLRQLRYFVKVVECANITRASEALHIAQPAISQQMRNLERDMDMQLLERSVQGVVPTAAGQTLYRHAIELLRQADGTRELLRQDAEYPQGKVSVGMPSSTARMLAIPLARTIRSRYPGIKLELIDAPSADLGGLITVGRVAMAVIVDGVPTRSVASRRLLTETLYLVAWPEFALADMPVSIEALANMPLVLPCAPNTIRSRVEAAMQEAGLPFEVEFEANSTNLLFSAVQARLGVTILPWAAAHVELEQQQLKLARIDHRLFTRELSLCWPDTAVQSNAVQKVRETILELFEEFERQPVWAAG
- a CDS encoding LuxR C-terminal-related transcriptional regulator produces the protein MSVFAHQLQDIERLAFRVSPAPQLITSHRVILDCNEAFLQLFGYPREALLNQLTLLIYPSQADYHAIGKRSHDWLLDSKNGSYSDERFMQHHSGEVFWARSHGYTLTPHDPFKLMVWHFERLNRTHQGTDDLTPREREIAMHIVNGLKSKEIAQRLGISHRTVEVHRARLMKKLQAKTIVELVSKIIRVG
- a CDS encoding acetyl-CoA acetyltransferase — protein: MPVDCVSIVAAGHSRFGRLEGSTLEDLIVQVTREALADAALDASEIDALFLGHFNAGMVPDGFAASLLLQADPGFRFTPASRCENACASGSAAIQAGVNAILSGSAELVLVVGAEKMTHNTTAQVTHALAGAGYQNDPAEAGLSFPQLFGMGARQYAERYHCPLSSMAAIATKNHSNAMANPLAQMHRVMDFEYCNNVSQGNPLVAPSLRLTDCSLISDGAAAIILASPQRARAFRRDVQIRAMTQVNDFLPIAQRDILAFEGPQRAIHSALRGANVTLADLSFAEVHDCFTIAELLIYEAMGLAPKGEGHRALDNGSVRAGGRLPVNLSGGLKAKGHPVGATGVSMHALAFRQLTGEAIGLAVPNPEFGLVFNMGGMAVANYASVLQARRY
- a CDS encoding class I adenylate-forming enzyme family protein, which gives rise to MNIANWLHDTQRRDPQRPALFEGTRQVADYETFTARVRQRAAALVDQHGLVPGDHVALLMKNCCEYLELLYAIWWIGGVAVPINSKLHPAEAAWITDNAQARLIFTDGGQVFAHGALPEGCIEWDGRVLPTAFAGPALDQPCRRADQDLAWLFYTSGTTGRSKGVMLCHGNLIAMSLCYPTDVDPVSGDDAVVYAAPMSHGAGLYNFIHVRCGARHVVPESRGFDAGELFGLAAGLGNVSLFAAPTMVKRMVEQARREGYGGEGIKTIVYGGGPMYLADLQEAVDTFGPRLVQIYGQGETPMTISVLSRALIADRQRPDWATLAASVGQAQSCMEIRILDADHQPLPAGQRGEIAVRGATVMQGYWRNEAASRQALVDGWLLTGDIGFLDSAGYLTLTDRSKDVIITGGSNVYPREVEEVLAQHPDVFEVCVVGEPDAQWGESVVAFVVTRGAQTLDEKLLGAWFIERMASFKKPRKYVFRDELPKNSYGKILKTDLRAWLKQQSITAAH